One stretch of Thermanaerosceptrum fracticalcis DNA includes these proteins:
- a CDS encoding O-antigen ligase family protein: MIFWGVGAGLVIAPLMKGLFYEEELVLAQMYLGFIWLLYGATRLGDRQAELKFQLMDYAVLAYLIVNILTIFTAVYLKEALLGIYRVFDYVLIYYLVLELTKEAKDRERFTLFVFMSTVAVSALGIGAAVEKVNFPEAFAHGRIMSSFQYPNALGIYAAAGALLGTGSLLTRDALGLKAILGLGIYLNIIALLGSLSRGTWLVLGLALFIYLLGIGRRSFWKSLYHIIVIIFFGFLGSKGFLKGVYAKDYSGALAWLALGAVLLMAALSFLHILPGIVEKKRFLRRHKKVLLWALTLELILCAFIYFSYTSQILPTPVSQILDTTVIQRFGTISGEDSSYQDRMDMNRIALRIVRDYPFLGAGAGGWNSLYHQYQDKRFYWSSEVHNHYFQIWAETGTLGLVTYLAVWALLLHKIIKYLLHRKETPRWPYTWAVILAFLVLLIHSGIDMELSMPAITMVFWSLGAMVNNEVNGSGRHRSKLLLIPKPGYFILSLLIGGLLIIPAAREYRAALLSKEGVEEKQMGYYPRAIDKFEQAYFLSPLSPNLAAALAELYAHRYKSLPKETYKEKVYYYANRAIEMAPYDIKTRWSLDRAYALLGDEEALLKERERLARLLPKDPYTLEVLAQSYFDRGMAFLEKGKPLDAKPYFTQCLAVTQKIEENYLASEKRYNMRPTAQVYLLSGQVSLLLAEKKTAAEALSKALNNKDTKSQAGSLLALAYQDWDPVNHTRFYNQYIKNNRENQLFYEKIQNLANLMNGGKA, encoded by the coding sequence TTGATATTTTGGGGAGTAGGTGCGGGACTTGTTATTGCGCCCCTCATGAAGGGACTTTTCTATGAGGAAGAGCTTGTTCTGGCTCAAATGTATTTGGGTTTTATCTGGCTTCTTTATGGTGCAACCCGTCTGGGGGATAGGCAGGCAGAGCTGAAATTTCAATTGATGGATTATGCCGTACTGGCCTATTTAATTGTGAATATTCTCACCATCTTTACTGCCGTTTATCTGAAGGAAGCTCTTCTCGGCATATACCGGGTTTTTGATTATGTTCTAATCTATTATCTTGTCCTGGAATTGACCAAGGAAGCCAAAGACAGAGAAAGATTTACGCTGTTTGTCTTTATGAGCACTGTCGCAGTTTCGGCTTTGGGAATAGGAGCCGCTGTGGAAAAGGTAAACTTTCCTGAAGCCTTTGCCCATGGGCGGATTATGTCCTCATTTCAGTACCCCAATGCCCTTGGCATCTATGCGGCAGCGGGAGCCCTCTTGGGCACGGGATCCTTGTTGACACGGGATGCCCTTGGGCTCAAGGCCATCCTGGGCTTGGGAATTTATTTAAATATTATTGCCCTTTTGGGCAGTTTATCCCGGGGGACTTGGCTGGTCCTGGGGCTGGCTCTTTTTATCTACCTATTGGGTATTGGCCGAAGATCTTTCTGGAAAAGCCTTTACCATATCATCGTCATCATTTTCTTTGGTTTCTTGGGCAGCAAAGGCTTTTTAAAGGGTGTGTACGCAAAGGACTATTCCGGCGCCTTGGCTTGGCTGGCCCTGGGAGCCGTGCTGCTGATGGCCGCTTTGAGTTTTTTGCATATTCTTCCTGGCATTGTGGAAAAGAAAAGATTTCTGCGACGCCACAAGAAAGTCTTGTTATGGGCCCTGACTCTGGAGCTTATCTTGTGCGCATTTATCTATTTTTCCTACACTTCTCAAATCTTGCCTACTCCCGTCAGTCAAATCTTAGATACAACGGTTATTCAGCGCTTTGGCACCATCAGCGGGGAAGACAGCAGCTATCAGGACAGAATGGATATGAACCGCATAGCCCTCAGGATCGTCCGGGATTATCCCTTCCTTGGCGCGGGGGCCGGGGGCTGGAACTCCCTTTATCATCAATACCAGGACAAAAGGTTTTACTGGTCCAGTGAGGTGCATAACCACTATTTCCAAATCTGGGCAGAAACCGGGACCCTGGGGCTTGTCACTTACCTTGCCGTGTGGGCCCTTTTGCTGCATAAGATAATAAAATATCTCCTGCACAGAAAAGAGACCCCACGCTGGCCTTATACCTGGGCTGTCATCCTGGCCTTTCTGGTGCTCCTGATCCACAGCGGGATAGACATGGAACTTTCCATGCCTGCTATAACCATGGTTTTCTGGTCCTTGGGGGCGATGGTAAACAATGAAGTCAACGGCTCTGGCCGCCACAGGAGTAAGCTCTTGCTTATACCTAAACCGGGCTATTTCATATTATCCTTACTTATCGGCGGGCTGTTAATCATTCCTGCAGCCCGGGAATACCGGGCTGCTTTACTCAGCAAAGAGGGTGTGGAGGAAAAGCAGATGGGTTACTATCCCCGGGCTATTGATAAGTTTGAACAGGCCTATTTTCTTTCTCCCCTGTCGCCTAATCTGGCTGCCGCTTTAGCCGAGTTGTATGCTCACCGCTATAAGTCCTTGCCTAAAGAAACATATAAGGAGAAAGTTTATTACTATGCAAATAGAGCCATAGAGATGGCTCCTTATGACATAAAGACCAGGTGGTCCCTGGACAGGGCCTATGCTCTTTTAGGTGATGAAGAGGCTCTTCTAAAAGAAAGGGAGCGCCTGGCCCGCCTCCTGCCGAAAGATCCTTATACACTGGAGGTGCTGGCCCAAAGCTATTTCGACAGGGGTATGGCTTTTTTAGAAAAAGGGAAACCCCTCGATGCTAAGCCTTATTTTACCCAATGTTTAGCAGTGACCCAAAAAATCGAAGAAAATTATCTCGCTTCTGAAAAACGTTATAATATGAGGCCTACGGCGCAAGTTTACCTGCTGTCAGGGCAAGTCTCGCTGCTTTTAGCGGAGAAAAAGACGGCGGCAGAAGCGCTTTCCAAGGCCCTCAATAATAAAGATACCAAAAGTCAAGCGGGTTCATTATTGGCTCTTGCCTACCAGGACTGGGACCCCGTAAATCACACCAGGTTTTATAACCAGTACATTAAAAATAACCGGGAAAACCAGTTATTTTATGAAAAAATACAAAACCTAGCAAATCTTATGAATGGGGGAAAAGCATGA
- a CDS encoding copper amine oxidase N-terminal domain-containing protein, whose amino-acid sequence MSNHVKKTYLRKISVMCLIVLAFTLCSFSAVFAGPYGGGSTPPPPTLPPATPVTENVKTDHDKAIDQALRQTGEAVLSLGNNNTAQISPTVVNALARANESLTLERPGVNVQFSQQALQAPAITNAVRAENAVVELGVQVVSQAEANNILASAPLGQSTGLFSVGGIMVDLSAQVRTGTTTTRIDSFPEPVAVTLDLSALGTLTQEEINQLTGVRLEKDASGKTVAVSLGGTYDPVKKTFTFYTDRFSYYTVMKNTKLVKISLTLNNSTAIVNGTSKILDSPATLVNDRTMVPLRFVAESMGVKVDWIDAARTVKMKQDGKELVLVIDKPLPGMDVPAKIIKNRTMVPLRYVSESFGANVKWFPSSYRVEVVK is encoded by the coding sequence ATGTCCAATCATGTAAAAAAGACTTACTTAAGAAAAATTTCTGTAATGTGCTTAATCGTGTTGGCTTTTACCCTTTGTTCCTTTAGCGCCGTTTTTGCCGGCCCCTATGGCGGTGGGTCCACGCCGCCCCCGCCCACATTGCCCCCGGCAACCCCTGTAACGGAAAATGTAAAAACTGACCACGATAAGGCCATAGACCAGGCTTTAAGGCAGACAGGTGAGGCTGTTTTATCCTTAGGCAATAACAACACCGCCCAAATCAGCCCCACTGTAGTAAACGCTTTAGCGCGGGCTAACGAATCTCTCACCCTGGAGAGACCGGGGGTAAATGTGCAGTTCTCCCAGCAGGCCCTCCAGGCTCCGGCGATTACTAATGCCGTCCGGGCTGAGAATGCTGTGGTCGAATTAGGTGTCCAGGTAGTATCCCAGGCGGAAGCAAACAACATCCTGGCCAGCGCTCCTCTGGGCCAAAGTACCGGTCTCTTTTCTGTGGGCGGAATCATGGTAGATCTGAGCGCCCAGGTGAGAACGGGAACTACAACTACCAGAATAGACAGCTTCCCTGAGCCTGTGGCTGTGACCCTGGATCTCTCTGCCCTCGGTACACTCACTCAGGAAGAAATAAACCAGCTTACCGGCGTGCGCCTGGAGAAGGACGCTTCCGGCAAGACTGTGGCCGTTTCTTTAGGTGGTACTTATGACCCGGTGAAAAAGACCTTTACCTTCTATACCGACAGGTTCAGCTACTATACCGTAATGAAGAATACCAAATTAGTAAAGATCAGTTTAACCCTCAACAATTCCACCGCTATTGTCAACGGTACCTCAAAGATCCTGGATTCACCGGCCACCTTGGTTAATGATAGGACCATGGTACCTTTAAGATTCGTGGCCGAAAGCATGGGTGTAAAAGTAGACTGGATCGATGCTGCCCGCACTGTCAAAATGAAACAGGACGGCAAAGAACTCGTTCTCGTAATCGATAAGCCCTTACCGGGTATGGATGTGCCCGCCAAGATCATAAAGAACCGGACCATGGTCCCTCTGCGTTATGTTTCTGAGTCCTTCGGGGCTAACGTCAAATGGTTCCCCTCCTCCTACAGAGTGGAAGTTGTGAAGTAA
- a CDS encoding VanZ family protein codes for MNKEVNNSAHNEGPVNNGKKIWLMPLLLLLWISIMFSFSNIPGLLTLPILMKLNILPEIKNPQLAKELEYVLRKSAHIMEYAVLFIIVFLTIKTLVAKESTARGLAKSMLFSLLFCFLFAISDEFHQTLVPNRTGKLFDVIIDLFGVFWGQVVILLYVIWRRQGS; via the coding sequence ATGAATAAAGAGGTTAATAATAGCGCCCATAACGAAGGACCTGTAAATAACGGTAAAAAGATATGGTTGATGCCACTACTCCTTTTGTTGTGGATAAGTATAATGTTTTCTTTTTCCAATATTCCAGGGCTGCTGACCCTTCCAATCCTGATGAAACTTAATATTTTGCCTGAAATTAAGAACCCCCAGCTGGCCAAGGAACTTGAGTATGTCCTCAGAAAATCCGCTCACATCATGGAATATGCCGTACTTTTCATTATTGTTTTTCTCACAATTAAGACCTTAGTGGCTAAGGAAAGTACCGCCAGGGGTTTGGCTAAGAGCATGTTATTCAGCCTTCTTTTCTGCTTTCTCTTTGCCATCAGCGATGAGTTTCATCAAACCCTGGTACCTAACCGTACCGGCAAGCTTTTTGATGTGATTATTGACCTTTTCGGAGTATTTTGGGGACAGGTGGTTATATTACTCTATGTAATCTGGCGGCGCCAGGGCTCTTAA
- the galU gene encoding UTP--glucose-1-phosphate uridylyltransferase GalU — MKIKKAVIPAAGLGTRFLPATKAQPKEMLPIVDKPTIQYIVEEAIQSGIEDIIIVTGRGKTAIEDHFDKSYELEATLDAKGKRELLNQVEYISNMASVYYVRQKEAKGLGHAVWSARKFIGNEPFAVLLGDDVVISQKPCLKQMIEIFEEYQTSVIGIREVDRFDVSKYGIIKSNGLIRKGLHSIVSMVEKPHPEGAPSNLAIMGRYILTPEILPILDTLPPGSGGEIQLTDAIRELNKTQKVLGYEFEGVRYDVGDKFGFIRATVEFALRRDDLKEEVGQYLADLVYSQSELKSPGAARLHRVI, encoded by the coding sequence ATGAAAATAAAGAAAGCGGTAATACCCGCCGCCGGCCTTGGCACCAGGTTTCTTCCAGCGACCAAGGCCCAGCCCAAAGAGATGCTTCCCATCGTTGATAAGCCCACCATACAGTATATCGTAGAAGAAGCCATCCAGTCAGGTATAGAGGATATCATCATTGTTACCGGCCGGGGCAAAACGGCCATCGAGGACCACTTTGACAAGTCCTATGAACTGGAAGCTACCCTGGATGCCAAAGGTAAACGGGAGCTCCTTAATCAGGTGGAATATATCTCCAATATGGCCTCAGTATATTATGTGAGGCAGAAAGAGGCCAAGGGCCTGGGTCATGCGGTATGGAGCGCCCGTAAGTTTATTGGCAATGAGCCTTTTGCCGTACTTCTCGGGGACGATGTTGTAATCTCCCAGAAGCCCTGTTTAAAACAGATGATAGAAATATTTGAAGAATATCAGACCTCTGTCATCGGGATTCGCGAAGTAGACAGGTTTGACGTGTCCAAGTACGGCATCATTAAAAGTAATGGCCTCATCAGAAAAGGCTTGCACAGTATCGTCAGCATGGTGGAAAAGCCCCACCCTGAAGGGGCTCCTTCCAATCTGGCCATTATGGGAAGATATATTCTCACACCGGAAATACTGCCAATCCTGGACACCCTCCCTCCCGGCTCTGGCGGGGAAATCCAGCTGACTGACGCTATCAGGGAGCTCAATAAAACACAAAAGGTGTTAGGTTATGAGTTTGAGGGCGTTCGTTACGATGTGGGGGATAAATTTGGCTTCATCAGAGCCACAGTGGAGTTTGCCCTGCGCAGGGACGACCTGAAAGAGGAAGTGGGACAATACCTGGCAGATCTCGTATATTCTCAATCTGAACTTAAGAGCCCTGGCGCCGCCAGATTACATAGAGTAATATAA